A section of the Candidatus Latescibacterota bacterium genome encodes:
- a CDS encoding Rne/Rng family ribonuclease, which yields MQREIFVHVGATEVGVAIVENHELVEYLVERGDSKHIVGDVYKGVVKAVLPGIQAAFVDIGYEKAGFLHVSDLAWGDDGPGSERLRDLEADDERGSRGGGSRRREPSSYPPIESKVKKGDEVVVQVTKEPIGTKGPRLTAQLSLPGKFCVLMPGMDYIGVSRKILDRNERTRLKRIVQRCRPKGHAVIVRTAGERVEEEQLEEDIRSLHQRYQELVERGRGRKAPARLREEVGLVIGLVRDVFNEEVKRLLIDHEGEHAQLVEYVRTFAPELENRVLYYREELPIFDAFGIRTELEKSLQRQVWLKRGGYLVFDHSEALVAIDINTGKYVGKRNQAETILQTNLMAAREIPRQLRLRDIGGIIVIDFIDMESDEDKKKVVAELKRAVRQDRARTKVFDISPLGLVEMSRKRVRPALLHIFSEDCPYCEGRGHIMSVDSLTNKLETTIRRIATRCRERKYQIRVNPVLAHFIRQSRLDVFSEIQEGHKVELHLLDDPRLHREQHEITALETGRDLVAAVSR from the coding sequence ATGCAACGGGAGATCTTCGTACACGTGGGCGCCACCGAGGTGGGCGTGGCCATCGTGGAGAACCACGAGCTGGTCGAGTACCTGGTGGAGCGCGGTGACAGCAAGCACATCGTGGGCGACGTCTACAAGGGCGTCGTCAAGGCCGTGCTGCCCGGCATCCAGGCGGCGTTCGTGGACATCGGCTACGAGAAGGCGGGCTTCCTGCACGTCTCCGATCTCGCCTGGGGCGACGACGGGCCGGGCAGCGAGCGCCTGCGCGATCTCGAGGCCGACGACGAGCGCGGCAGCCGCGGTGGCGGGAGCCGTCGCCGCGAGCCCTCGAGCTACCCGCCCATCGAGAGCAAGGTGAAGAAGGGCGACGAGGTCGTCGTCCAGGTCACCAAGGAACCCATCGGCACCAAGGGTCCCCGCCTCACGGCGCAGCTCTCGCTGCCCGGGAAGTTCTGCGTGCTGATGCCGGGCATGGACTACATCGGCGTGAGCCGCAAGATCCTCGACCGCAACGAGCGGACGCGCCTGAAGCGGATCGTGCAGCGCTGCCGACCCAAGGGCCACGCGGTGATCGTGCGCACGGCGGGCGAGCGCGTGGAGGAGGAGCAGCTGGAGGAGGACATCCGCTCCCTGCATCAGCGCTATCAGGAGCTGGTGGAGCGGGGCCGTGGCCGGAAGGCGCCGGCGCGGCTGCGGGAGGAGGTGGGACTGGTCATCGGGCTGGTGCGCGACGTCTTCAACGAGGAGGTCAAGCGCCTGCTCATCGACCACGAGGGCGAGCACGCCCAGCTGGTGGAGTACGTGCGCACCTTTGCGCCCGAGCTCGAGAACCGGGTGCTCTACTATCGCGAGGAGCTGCCGATCTTCGACGCCTTCGGCATCCGCACCGAGCTGGAGAAGAGCCTGCAGCGCCAGGTCTGGCTGAAGCGCGGCGGCTACCTGGTCTTCGACCACAGCGAGGCGCTGGTGGCCATCGACATCAACACCGGCAAGTACGTGGGCAAGCGCAACCAGGCCGAGACGATCCTGCAGACCAACCTCATGGCCGCCCGCGAGATTCCCCGCCAGCTGCGGCTGCGCGACATCGGCGGGATCATCGTCATCGACTTCATCGACATGGAGAGCGACGAGGACAAGAAGAAGGTCGTCGCCGAGCTGAAGCGGGCCGTGCGGCAGGACCGCGCGCGCACGAAGGTCTTCGACATCAGCCCGCTGGGCCTGGTGGAGATGAGCCGCAAGCGCGTGCGCCCGGCGCTGCTGCACATCTTCAGCGAGGACTGCCCCTACTGCGAGGGGCGGGGGCACATCATGTCGGTGGACAGCCTGACCAACAAGCTGGAGACCACGATCCGCCGCATCGCCACGCGCTGCCGGGAGCGGAAGTACCAGATCCGGGTGAACCCGGTGCTGGCGCACTTCATCCGGCAGAGCCGCCTGGACGTCTTCAGCGAGATCCAGGAGGGGCACAAGGTGGAGCTGCACCTGCTGGACGACCCGCGCCTCCACCGGGAGCAGCACGAGATCACGGCCCTGGAGACGGGCCGGGATCTGGTGGCGGCGGTGAGCCGCTAG
- the rplU gene encoding 50S ribosomal protein L21, whose translation MYALVKMAGKQFKVSTNQVLRVPLIGQAVGETVEFDQVMAVGEGADMKLGTPYVDGASVKAEIVGHGRERTIRVFKKKRRKKYRRTQGHRQPYTEIRITGIA comes from the coding sequence GTGTACGCGCTCGTCAAGATGGCCGGCAAGCAGTTCAAGGTGAGCACCAACCAGGTGCTGCGGGTGCCCCTGATCGGCCAGGCCGTTGGGGAAACCGTTGAATTCGATCAGGTTATGGCGGTCGGCGAGGGCGCGGACATGAAGCTGGGCACCCCCTACGTGGACGGGGCCAGCGTGAAGGCCGAGATCGTCGGCCACGGCCGCGAGCGCACGATCCGCGTCTTCAAGAAGAAGCGGCGCAAGAAGTACCGCCGCACCCAGGGCCATCGTCAGCCCTACACCGAGATCCGGATCACCGGGATCGCCTAG
- the rpmA gene encoding 50S ribosomal protein L27 — MAHKKGVGSSRNGRDSAPKFLGVKRFAGQLVSAGSILVRQRGTRLLPGANVGRGSDDTLFALVDGTVEFARKGKDRKVVNVTPVA, encoded by the coding sequence ATGGCACACAAGAAAGGCGTCGGCAGCTCCCGTAACGGGCGAGACAGCGCCCCCAAGTTCTTGGGAGTGAAGCGTTTCGCGGGCCAGCTGGTGAGCGCGGGCTCGATCCTGGTCCGCCAGCGCGGCACCCGCCTCCTGCCCGGCGCGAACGTGGGCCGCGGCAGCGACGACACGCTCTTCGCCCTCGTGGACGGCACCGTCGAGTTCGCCCGCAAGGGCAAGGACCGCAAGGTCGTCAACGTCACCCCGGTCGCCTAG
- a CDS encoding 3-deoxy-manno-octulosonate cytidylyltransferase — translation MATLAVIPARMGSSRFPGKPLALLAGKTLIQRVCERAAGLAGVAALRVATDHPEILAHVQSLGFDARLTDGAHPSGSDRVAEAAADWTGHVLNLQGDEPLFDTHAVTALIARLEADDSLAMGTVGVPLRPTDLEAPDRVKVLRAPDGLARDFRRQLDGPPPPDCTLHLHAGIYLYRAETLARFVALPPSPREIAERLEQLRALEAGIPIWVETGEHWAPGVDTPEDLKVVAKLLERA, via the coding sequence GTGGCCACGCTCGCCGTGATTCCGGCCCGCATGGGCTCGAGCCGCTTCCCCGGCAAGCCGCTCGCGCTGCTGGCGGGCAAAACGCTGATCCAGCGCGTCTGCGAGCGGGCGGCGGGTCTCGCGGGCGTCGCCGCGCTGCGCGTCGCCACCGACCATCCGGAGATCCTCGCGCACGTCCAGTCCCTCGGCTTCGACGCCCGGCTCACCGACGGCGCGCATCCGAGCGGCAGCGACCGCGTGGCGGAGGCCGCGGCGGACTGGACCGGGCACGTCCTCAATCTCCAGGGCGATGAGCCGCTCTTCGATACTCACGCGGTCACAGCGCTGATCGCGCGCCTGGAGGCGGACGACAGCCTGGCCATGGGCACGGTGGGCGTGCCGCTGCGCCCGACGGACCTCGAGGCGCCCGATCGCGTGAAGGTGCTGCGCGCGCCCGACGGTCTCGCCCGCGACTTCCGCCGCCAGCTCGACGGCCCGCCCCCGCCGGACTGCACGCTGCACCTGCACGCCGGCATCTACCTCTACCGCGCCGAGACGCTCGCGCGCTTCGTCGCGCTCCCGCCCTCGCCGCGCGAGATCGCGGAACGTCTGGAGCAGCTGCGGGCGCTCGAGGCGGGCATCCCGATCTGGGTGGAGACGGGCGAGCACTGGGCGCCGGGCGTCGACACGCCCGAGGACCTGAAAGTCGTTGCAAAGCTCCTGGAGCGCGCCTAG
- a CDS encoding CTP synthase: MGGVVSSLGKGIAASSLGLLLKQRGLRVTMLKFDPYLNVDPGTMSPFQHGEVFVTDDGAETDLDLGHYERFLDQSLGRPNNVTAGQIYDAILTKERRGDFLGRTVQVVPHVTNEIKSRVLLLAERDPELDVVITEIGGTVGDIEGLPFLEAIRQFVFDKGRENCLYVHLTLVPYISAAHEIKTKPTQHSVKDLREIGIQPNLLICRTERPLDEDVKEKIGLFCNVAARDVIEARDVESIYEVPLRLHAEGLDQRVVELLGLEAAEPELAEWDRFVNGVIGAPDAVTIGVAGKYVDHLDSYKSIIESFIHAGQANDVHVKIRWIDSERLDAAAAKGALEGVDGLLVPGGFGHRGVEGKIAAVRLARESGLPFLGICLGLQAAVIEYARHAAGMPGADSTEFDPQCTAPVICLMEEQKGMVKMGGTMRLGAYPCQLQPGSRAAECYGGEASISERHRHRYEVNNGFREKLERAGLVFSGLSPDGQLVEMIELPQHPFFVACQFHPELKSRPGRPHPLFRSLVAAARARRLGDVPARQEP; the protein is encoded by the coding sequence ATGGGCGGCGTGGTCTCCTCGCTGGGCAAGGGCATCGCGGCCTCGTCGCTGGGGCTGCTGCTCAAGCAGCGCGGCCTGCGCGTGACCATGCTGAAGTTCGATCCCTACCTCAACGTCGACCCGGGCACCATGAGCCCCTTCCAGCACGGCGAGGTCTTCGTCACCGACGACGGCGCCGAGACCGACCTCGACCTGGGCCACTACGAGCGCTTCCTGGATCAGAGCCTGGGCCGGCCGAACAACGTCACCGCGGGGCAGATCTACGACGCGATCCTGACCAAGGAGCGCCGCGGCGACTTCCTGGGCCGCACGGTGCAGGTGGTGCCGCACGTCACCAACGAGATCAAGAGCCGCGTGCTGCTGCTGGCCGAGCGCGATCCCGAGCTCGACGTGGTGATCACGGAGATCGGCGGCACGGTGGGCGACATCGAGGGCCTGCCCTTCCTGGAGGCCATCCGCCAGTTCGTCTTCGACAAGGGCCGCGAGAACTGCCTCTACGTGCACCTCACCCTGGTGCCCTACATCAGCGCGGCGCATGAGATCAAGACCAAGCCCACGCAGCACAGCGTGAAGGACCTGCGCGAGATCGGCATCCAGCCCAACCTGCTGATCTGCCGCACGGAGCGGCCGCTGGACGAGGACGTGAAGGAGAAGATCGGCCTCTTCTGCAACGTGGCCGCGCGTGACGTCATCGAGGCGCGCGACGTGGAGTCGATCTACGAGGTGCCGCTGCGCCTGCACGCCGAGGGACTGGATCAGCGCGTGGTGGAGCTGCTGGGGCTGGAGGCGGCCGAGCCGGAGCTCGCCGAGTGGGACCGTTTCGTCAACGGGGTGATCGGCGCGCCGGACGCGGTGACGATCGGCGTGGCGGGCAAGTACGTCGACCACCTGGACAGCTACAAGAGCATCATCGAGTCGTTCATCCACGCCGGCCAGGCCAACGACGTGCACGTGAAGATCCGCTGGATCGACAGCGAGCGCCTGGACGCGGCCGCTGCCAAGGGGGCGCTGGAGGGCGTGGACGGCCTGCTGGTCCCCGGCGGCTTCGGCCACCGCGGCGTCGAGGGCAAGATCGCCGCCGTGCGCCTCGCGCGCGAGAGCGGCCTGCCCTTCCTCGGCATCTGCCTCGGCCTGCAGGCGGCGGTGATCGAGTACGCGCGCCACGCCGCGGGCATGCCCGGCGCCGACAGCACCGAGTTCGACCCGCAGTGCACGGCCCCCGTGATCTGCCTGATGGAGGAGCAGAAGGGCATGGTGAAGATGGGCGGCACGATGCGCCTGGGCGCCTATCCCTGTCAGCTCCAGCCGGGCAGCCGCGCGGCGGAGTGCTACGGGGGCGAGGCCTCGATCAGCGAGCGGCACCGCCATCGCTACGAGGTGAACAACGGCTTCCGCGAGAAGCTCGAGCGCGCGGGGCTGGTGTTCTCCGGCCTCTCGCCCGACGGGCAGCTCGTCGAGATGATCGAACTGCCCCAGCATCCCTTCTTCGTGGCCTGCCAGTTCCACCCCGAGCTCAAGAGCCGGCCGGGCCGTCCGCATCCGCTCTTCCGCTCGCTCGTGGCCGCGGCGCGCGCGCGCCGCCTCGGCGACGTGCCCGCCCGCCAGGAACCATGA
- the kdsA gene encoding 3-deoxy-8-phosphooctulonate synthase: MKRFSIGGAEVGGPRPLLIAGPCVVEGEAMLRETAQFLAALAAEIGWPLIFKASYSKDNRLAADSFRSLGAEDALGLLAEAARAAKLPALTDIHHPEEAALAARYVDCLQIPAFLCRQTPLLEAAGATGLAVNVKKGQFMAPEDLAYSAEKVSRAGAERVLLTERGASFGYRDLVVDFRAFPRLAAAGHPVIFDLTHSQQQPGAGGGSSGGTREFGRTLARAALAAGVDGLFLEVHPEPARAKSDAATQLDFEGAGALLRELARLWQAMEAGDVRP; this comes from the coding sequence ATGAAGCGCTTCAGCATCGGCGGCGCGGAGGTGGGCGGGCCACGGCCTCTGCTCATCGCCGGCCCCTGCGTGGTCGAGGGCGAGGCGATGCTGCGCGAGACGGCGCAGTTTCTGGCCGCGCTCGCCGCGGAGATCGGCTGGCCGCTGATCTTCAAGGCTTCCTACAGCAAGGACAACCGCCTCGCCGCCGACAGCTTCCGCAGCCTCGGCGCGGAAGACGCGCTCGGCCTGCTCGCCGAGGCCGCCCGCGCGGCGAAGCTGCCCGCGCTCACGGACATCCATCACCCCGAGGAGGCCGCCCTGGCGGCGCGCTACGTGGACTGCCTGCAGATCCCGGCCTTCCTCTGCCGGCAGACGCCGCTGCTCGAGGCGGCCGGCGCGACGGGGCTGGCGGTGAACGTCAAGAAGGGCCAGTTCATGGCGCCCGAGGACCTCGCCTACTCGGCCGAGAAGGTGAGCCGCGCGGGCGCCGAGCGCGTGCTGCTCACCGAGCGGGGCGCGAGCTTCGGCTACCGCGACCTGGTGGTGGACTTCCGCGCCTTCCCGCGCCTGGCCGCCGCGGGACATCCCGTGATCTTCGACCTCACGCACAGCCAGCAGCAGCCCGGCGCGGGCGGCGGTTCGTCGGGGGGCACGCGCGAGTTCGGGCGCACCCTCGCGCGCGCGGCCCTGGCCGCGGGCGTGGACGGACTCTTCCTCGAGGTGCATCCGGAGCCCGCGCGCGCGAAGAGCGACGCCGCCACGCAGCTCGACTTCGAGGGCGCGGGCGCGCTGCTGCGCGAGCTCGCGCGGCTCTGGCAGGCCATGGAGGCGGGCGATGTCCGGCCCTAG
- a CDS encoding HAD hydrolase family protein translates to MSGPSAGALQARLARVRLLILDVDGVLTDGSLGGGEPRSRRWNVKDGFGVYLARRGGLALALCSGNDHPEIRERAERLGVTQLRLGRIDKGAAVRELLDALDVAQGEALFVGDDLFDLPGMRAAGLGACPADAATELHARCDWVLSARGGHGAVREAIEGILRARGEWDALVAPFIEGRGPAGDEEAARG, encoded by the coding sequence ATGTCCGGCCCTAGCGCGGGCGCGCTGCAGGCCCGCCTCGCGCGCGTGCGGCTGCTCATCCTCGACGTGGACGGCGTCCTCACCGACGGCAGCCTGGGCGGCGGCGAGCCGCGCAGCCGGCGCTGGAACGTGAAGGATGGCTTCGGCGTCTACCTCGCCCGCCGCGGCGGACTCGCGCTCGCGCTCTGCAGCGGCAACGACCACCCCGAGATCCGCGAGCGCGCCGAGCGCCTGGGCGTGACGCAGCTGCGCCTGGGCCGCATCGACAAGGGCGCGGCGGTCCGCGAGCTCCTGGACGCGCTGGACGTCGCCCAAGGCGAGGCGCTCTTCGTGGGCGACGACCTCTTCGACCTGCCGGGCATGCGCGCGGCGGGTCTGGGCGCCTGCCCTGCCGACGCCGCGACCGAGCTGCACGCCCGTTGCGACTGGGTGCTGAGCGCGCGGGGCGGCCACGGCGCCGTCCGCGAGGCGATCGAGGGCATTCTGCGCGCGCGGGGCGAGTGGGACGCGCTGGTCGCGCCCTTCATCGAGGGGCGTGGCCCCGCCGGCGACGAGGAGGCCGCCCGTGGCTGA
- a CDS encoding KpsF/GutQ family sugar-phosphate isomerase: MAEGRRPDAGEGVSDLERGREVVDAALAALAALRARLDARFAAAVDLLLACRGRVVVTGIGKSGHVARKLASTLSSTGTPAAFLHAAEATHGDLGFFRNEDVCVMISKSGAGEELQGWLPFLRERGCPLVAICGNPDSPLARAADVLLDASVSEEACPLGLAPTTSSTAAMVLGDALAVALLARRGFGAEDFLRLHPSGVLGRRLSLRVADLMHAGERLPVVDAGTTLREALLVIIRGGLGMTCVLETPGGPLLGVLTDGDLKRVLVDGDGPAPDTLLDAPVARFASRSPRVVGPEVLAADALRLMEGNRPGPITSLVVVDGGRRPVGVVHLHDILRAGLS; the protein is encoded by the coding sequence GTGGCTGAGGGGCGCAGGCCGGACGCCGGCGAGGGCGTGAGCGACCTGGAGCGCGGCCGCGAGGTGGTGGACGCGGCGCTCGCCGCGCTCGCGGCCCTGCGCGCGCGCCTCGACGCGCGCTTCGCCGCGGCCGTGGACCTGTTGCTGGCCTGCCGTGGGCGCGTGGTCGTCACCGGCATCGGGAAGAGCGGGCACGTGGCGCGCAAGCTGGCCAGCACCCTGAGCAGCACGGGCACGCCCGCGGCCTTCCTGCACGCGGCCGAGGCCACGCACGGCGATCTCGGGTTCTTCCGGAACGAGGACGTCTGCGTGATGATCTCCAAGAGCGGCGCGGGGGAGGAACTCCAGGGCTGGCTGCCCTTCCTGCGCGAGCGCGGCTGTCCGCTGGTGGCCATCTGCGGGAACCCGGACTCGCCGCTGGCCCGCGCGGCGGACGTGCTGCTCGACGCCAGCGTGAGCGAGGAGGCCTGTCCGCTGGGGCTCGCGCCCACGACCAGCAGCACCGCCGCCATGGTGCTGGGCGACGCCCTCGCCGTGGCCCTGCTGGCCCGTCGCGGGTTCGGCGCCGAGGACTTCCTGCGCCTGCACCCGAGCGGAGTGCTGGGCCGCCGCCTCAGCCTGCGCGTGGCCGACCTGATGCACGCCGGCGAGCGCCTGCCCGTGGTGGACGCCGGCACCACCCTGCGCGAGGCGCTGCTGGTCATCATCCGCGGCGGCCTGGGCATGACCTGCGTGCTCGAGACCCCCGGCGGCCCGCTGCTGGGCGTGCTGACCGACGGCGACCTCAAGCGCGTCCTCGTCGACGGGGACGGCCCCGCGCCGGACACGCTGCTCGACGCGCCCGTCGCCCGCTTCGCCTCGCGCAGCCCGCGCGTGGTGGGCCCGGAGGTGCTGGCGGCCGACGCGCTTCGCCTCATGGAGGGCAATCGGCCGGGGCCCATCACCAGCCTCGTGGTGGTGGACGGCGGGCGCCGTCCCGTGGGCGTGGTCCACCTGCACGACATTCTCCGCGCCGGCCTCAGCTAA
- the lptC gene encoding LPS export ABC transporter periplasmic protein LptC translates to MATRAPNRDSVRSAGHRRPGFRRLLALSALAMALGLGCNEETEQPSLSAPGEVPDQVLWDFTTTDSDSGRLAWIFRADQALLFGKAKRLESRGISVDMYGETGALNSTLTADSGLIDQQTGAMTALGNVHVVSAQDYELRTEILHWDREREIFHTDAYVEVRHGENLYTGYEMECDRNLEHLHIQRDPQGVIVQRGEDGLD, encoded by the coding sequence ATGGCCACCCGTGCGCCCAACCGGGATTCCGTCCGCTCCGCCGGCCACCGCCGGCCGGGTTTCCGCCGCCTGCTGGCGCTGTCCGCGCTGGCGATGGCGCTGGGCCTGGGCTGCAACGAGGAGACGGAGCAACCGTCCTTGTCGGCCCCGGGCGAGGTGCCGGACCAGGTGCTCTGGGACTTCACCACCACGGACTCGGATTCGGGGCGGCTGGCCTGGATCTTCCGGGCGGATCAGGCGCTGCTCTTCGGCAAGGCAAAGCGGCTTGAGTCCCGCGGGATCAGTGTCGATATGTACGGTGAGACCGGCGCGCTGAACTCGACGCTCACCGCCGACTCCGGGCTCATCGACCAGCAGACGGGCGCGATGACGGCGCTGGGCAACGTGCACGTGGTGAGCGCTCAGGACTACGAACTGCGCACGGAGATCCTGCACTGGGATCGCGAGCGCGAGATCTTTCACACCGACGCCTACGTGGAGGTGCGCCACGGCGAGAACCTCTACACCGGCTACGAGATGGAGTGTGACCGCAATCTCGAGCACCTCCACATCCAGCGAGACCCCCAGGGCGTCATCGTCCAGCGCGGGGAGGACGGTCTTGACTGA
- the lptB gene encoding LPS export ABC transporter ATP-binding protein, whose protein sequence is MTETRQAAVLSGDSLVKSYGRRRVVDGVSLELKQGEVVGLLGPNGAGKTTTFYMIVGMIRPDRGRVTLDDKVIHTLPMYKRARLGLGYLSQEASVFRRLTVEDNLKAILETLDIGKQEQRARLERLLEELRVGHLRRSYGHQLSGGERRRVEIARALTTDPRFILLDEPFAGIDPIAVGDVQSIVSQLKTMGLGILITDHNVRETLTITDRAYILFEGKIIRAGTAQELVQDETARQVYLGQSFNL, encoded by the coding sequence TTGACTGAGACCCGGCAAGCGGCCGTCCTCAGCGGCGATTCCCTGGTCAAGAGCTACGGCCGGCGGCGCGTCGTCGACGGCGTGTCGCTCGAGCTGAAGCAGGGCGAGGTGGTGGGGCTGCTGGGTCCCAACGGCGCGGGCAAGACGACGACCTTCTACATGATCGTCGGCATGATCCGCCCCGACCGCGGGCGAGTGACGCTGGACGACAAGGTCATCCACACGCTGCCCATGTACAAGCGGGCGCGCCTGGGCCTGGGCTACCTGAGCCAGGAGGCCTCGGTCTTCCGGCGTCTCACGGTGGAGGACAACCTCAAGGCCATTCTCGAGACGCTCGACATCGGCAAGCAGGAGCAGCGCGCCCGGCTGGAGCGACTGCTCGAGGAGTTGCGCGTGGGGCACCTGCGGCGCAGCTACGGGCATCAGCTCAGCGGCGGCGAGCGGCGGCGCGTTGAGATCGCGCGCGCGCTCACCACCGACCCCCGTTTCATTCTCCTGGACGAACCCTTCGCAGGGATCGATCCCATCGCGGTGGGGGACGTGCAGTCCATCGTCAGCCAGCTGAAGACGATGGGCCTGGGCATCCTCATCACCGACCACAACGTGCGAGAGACGCTGACCATCACGGATCGGGCCTACATCCTGTTCGAGGGCAAGATCATCCGCGCGGGCACCGCCCAGGAGCTGGTGCAGGACGAGACGGCGCGGCAGGTCTACCTCGGCCAGAGCTTCAACCTCTAG
- the rpoN gene encoding RNA polymerase factor sigma-54: protein MEMKIQLKLAQRQQLVMTPRLQQALRLLQLPTLELEQELKAEVQTNPLLEFDEEDEEPDRLERETVSEPQAGNLDSWDDMFSDGFDMQYREQEELPEEFVERVPVSRQSAGENLLRQLRMMEADPQLLEMGEYIIGSLDDRGFLTIGLDEIQNVFRVSPGRAAAALRLVQSLEPPGIGARDLSECLLLQLAARGEGDSLVAQIIRDHFQELMQRKYQEIARKLKLGVDEVQDAARAIGELDPKPGLELSSDEPQYIIPDLVVEEVDGEYVIYLNDRHLPRLRIADSYKEYLGSHSKETKDYVQGKLNQAQWLIRTVEQRRATMVKVMAAIIEEQREFFDKGPQALRPLTLQQVASKIGMHESTVSRVTNNKTVQTPRGIFRLKYFFSSSLSTEDGDEVSAKAAKSRIQEIVSKEDAKRPLSDQKIADILRDEGLKIARRTVAKYREQLGVLPARLRKEF from the coding sequence ATGGAGATGAAGATCCAACTCAAACTGGCCCAGCGGCAGCAGCTGGTGATGACGCCCCGCCTCCAGCAGGCGCTGCGGCTCCTCCAGCTGCCCACCCTGGAGCTGGAGCAGGAACTGAAGGCGGAGGTGCAGACGAACCCGCTGCTGGAGTTCGACGAGGAGGACGAGGAGCCGGATCGGCTCGAGCGCGAGACCGTCAGCGAGCCGCAGGCGGGGAACCTGGACAGCTGGGACGACATGTTCAGCGATGGCTTCGACATGCAGTACCGCGAGCAGGAGGAGCTGCCCGAGGAGTTCGTCGAGCGGGTGCCCGTGAGCCGGCAGTCGGCGGGCGAGAACCTGCTGCGGCAGCTGCGCATGATGGAGGCCGACCCCCAGCTGCTGGAGATGGGCGAGTACATCATCGGCAGCCTGGACGACCGGGGCTTCCTCACCATCGGCCTCGACGAGATCCAGAACGTCTTCCGCGTGAGTCCCGGCCGCGCCGCCGCCGCGCTGCGGCTGGTGCAGAGCCTCGAGCCGCCGGGCATCGGCGCGCGGGACCTCTCCGAGTGCCTGCTCCTGCAGCTGGCCGCCCGCGGCGAGGGCGACAGCCTCGTCGCGCAGATCATCCGCGACCACTTCCAGGAACTCATGCAGCGCAAGTACCAGGAGATCGCGCGCAAGCTGAAGCTCGGCGTCGACGAGGTGCAGGACGCGGCGCGGGCGATCGGCGAGCTCGACCCGAAGCCCGGCCTCGAGCTCTCGAGCGACGAGCCGCAGTACATCATTCCCGACCTGGTGGTGGAGGAGGTCGACGGCGAGTACGTGATCTACCTCAACGATCGCCACCTGCCCCGCCTGCGCATCGCCGACAGCTACAAGGAGTACCTCGGCTCGCACAGCAAGGAGACCAAGGACTACGTGCAGGGCAAGCTGAACCAGGCCCAGTGGCTCATCCGCACGGTCGAGCAGCGCAGGGCGACCATGGTCAAGGTGATGGCCGCGATCATCGAGGAGCAGCGCGAGTTCTTCGACAAGGGGCCGCAGGCGCTCAGGCCGCTCACCCTGCAGCAGGTGGCGAGCAAGATCGGCATGCACGAGTCCACGGTGAGCCGCGTGACCAACAACAAGACGGTGCAGACCCCGCGGGGCATCTTCCGTCTGAAGTACTTCTTCTCGTCGTCCCTGAGCACGGAGGACGGCGACGAGGTCAGCGCCAAGGCCGCCAAGAGCCGCATCCAGGAGATCGTCTCCAAGGAGGACGCCAAGCGGCCGCTCAGCGACCAGAAGATCGCCGACATCCTGCGGGAC